TACTCGTCATGTAAAAAATGATTCTGCTAAGCATTTTGCTCAGTGTACAATGCTCACAGGTAACGCTACGGAGCTTGCTGCCCGTATTATTATTGCAGAACGGCAGGACACACATATTACGCCTCGTAAGGCACTGGCTAAAGGTCATGTGCTGGCTATGCGAGCTGGAAATGTACTCCGTAATGTTTGCAAAAGTGTCTGGCGGTTAGCTCACAGGTAGTTATTACGTTTGGACAGTTCGATTTGTAAGATGTGTTTCGATGTGTTGGAACGCAAAAAAGCCGTATGCTTAGCATGCGGCTTTTTTGCGTCATAGGGTCTTTCAGGTCGTAGAATAAAAAATGGCGAACCGACAAGGTGTGGGCATGTCGGTTCGCCGATCGAGAGATTCTTTATATATGTTGCAGGCATATAGTAAATGCAGAGGAGAAGACCACTGCTCCCTCGGTGGTTCAATCTGCCATACACGGGCTAGTTGATGACAGACTGAGTGGCAATGAGTGCACCCGAAGGTGCGCAGAGTGAAATTTGTGTGTTCGGTCTATGTGGTTTTTCTAGTTTGTACACTCAATCAACTTCAGAAGCAAGCCCCAAGACTCCTGATTCTACGCTGAAAAATGTGTCTAAAAATAACAAGTGATTAATAACAATATGTTATTGAATTTAGAGGTTGCGCGATTACGTTGCTTTTTTGCTGTGGCTCGTCTTTTTTCTATAGAGGCGCTTTCTAAATTAAACTTACTCCATACTTGCATGGGCAACTTTCGATTGTGGCTGCTTCCACTAAGCAATTTTTCTCCCAATGACTAAGACGGTCAGTGATAATTCTAAGGAAAATTTTCGCTGCTTCAGGGTCTTTATCAAGTTGTGATAACGCTTTTGGTCGTGGAAGAATTAAGCACATTGCCGGTTCGAGAGCTTCAACGGAGAATAAACGCTCTGTGTCAGCAAGTAGTGCAAGTGTGCCGAACACGCGACCTTCTGTGATTGTGCCATGCGCAATAGATTTATCTACATATGTGTAGGTGATTGAAAGTGAGCCTTGAACCAGCAGGTAGGCTTTATTATCGTAATCACCTTGATGGAATACAAAGTCTCCTGCCTGATAGTTCATCCGTTTGACAAGCAGGGCATAAGTGCGAAGCCGTTCAATGGGGATTTTGGCAAAAATTTCGGCTTTTAAGAGTAGATCAAGGTTCTGATCGTATTCACAGCAGGGTGGGGCTTTTGTGGTATCCATATATTCTCCCGATTTTTTAGCATGGTGAGTGATGCCTTTTATGCACCGTGGATGAGTTCGTACAGAGCACCCTTTTGTTCCATAAGTTCTTCATACGTTCCTTGCTCAACGAGCTTTCCGCTTCGTAATACTGCAACTTTATCATACCCCGGCAAGGTATCGAGTCTATGCACAACTGAAAGTATTGTGGCTTTGCCTTTGAGCATTCGCTCCATAACATTTTGGATGCGTTGCTGGGATGCGTTGTCTAAAGCAGATGTTGCTTCATCAAAAATATAGATTGGAGGGCGTTTCAAGAAGGCGCGTGCAAGTGCGACCTTTTGGCGTTGTCCACCGGATAGGTCTTCACCCATGTTACCGACATTATGCTCCAGACCGATTTCGAGAACTGTCTCAAGAACTCCTTCAATAATAAGAAGCTGATTGATATGTTGCTGCACACGCTCTTCGGCTCCTGCGTTATCAAGCTTGATGTGACCGTATGCGATGTTATCCATAATGGAGAGTGTATGCACATAGCTCTCGCGGCAATACGCATTGAATGCCCCCGGCATATGTTCATCCATATATTTTTTGAAAGACTCACGAATTTCACTGATAGTTGCGTATAGAGCGTCTGGGATAGAAGCAATGGAGTGGCGGCTCGGAGTGAAATTTAAACTCAGGTATAAAAGAGCAAGTCGTGCTGATTCGTCGAGTAATTGCACCCCATCTTCGGGTGTATCTGCCTTGCTCAGTTGATCTACAATGCGGCTGTACGAAGCCAGCTCATTAGCAGGAACGGGGCTTCGCTGAAGAAGTTCTTGTTCGTCTGGTGAGTTGTGCGCCAGTTCAACTGTTCGAGTAGC
The nucleotide sequence above comes from Halodesulfovibrio sp.. Encoded proteins:
- a CDS encoding cyclic nucleotide-binding domain-containing protein — its product is MDTTKAPPCCEYDQNLDLLLKAEIFAKIPIERLRTYALLVKRMNYQAGDFVFHQGDYDNKAYLLVQGSLSITYTYVDKSIAHGTITEGRVFGTLALLADTERLFSVEALEPAMCLILPRPKALSQLDKDPEAAKIFLRIITDRLSHWEKNCLVEAATIESCPCKYGVSLI